The DNA segment GACGACTATCAATCGAAAAGAGAAGCAAATCTGAGTTCACATAGTTTTGTGCGGCTTGTTTCCCTTTTGTACCCAGTTGACCAATAAAGTCGCGATAAAACGTACCAATTTGTTTAGACTCTTCGCCAAACGATACTTTTACATCTCGTATAGAAGAGATAAGCTGTGCGTTTGTGTGATTACCTGTAATGGCTTTAGGTACACCGTCCTTGAAATTGGCACCATCATTTAGAAATGCTTGAATGGCAGCATAATCTGCAGGCGATGCATTAAGAAGGCTTTGGTATGCAGATGGATTCTCTAGTGCTTCTACATTTACCCCAAGAGATGCAATGTTGTTGCCATTTGCTAGAATCTCTTGATTCACGGTAAATGTAAACGGCATTCCTTCATCCGAGAAGTCAAAGAAATTTCCACCGAGCTCTATTTGGCCGTTGGCGCTAGGAGATTTGTATCCAATAGAGTGCACTGCATTTACTTCTCGTGCAAAGGCTTGAGCGACTTCAGTTAGTTGATTTAGGGCCCAAACATAGTCTCCCTCTATGGATTCTGCGTCATCTCCCTCACTCACATAACCAAATGCCTTGATCAGTCCCGACCATTCACCTTTTGCAAGATTTTCACCAGTCAGCTTAACGGTTTCCGTGCTTTTTGTAATCGTGATACCCGCAACGGCACCAAACGTAGATTCCGTTTCATATTGAATGGAGACCTCAGCCAAGTCACTAGGGTTGTTATAGGTAACTAGATTTACTTCAGTCCCATCAGCACCTAACATCTTAATGGTTGCCGCACCTTCAGCCACTGGACTAGCTTGACCTCCACTTGGTGAACGGGTCACAGAAATATCCATCAGATTAGATAGTTCATCGATTAGTGCATCCTGTTTGTCATATAAATCATTTGGAATATAACCATGAGGTTCTACACTTCGAATTTGAACGTTGATCTGATTGATGGCATCTAAGAGAGCATTTACTTCTCTTCCAGTCGCATTGATTTCTTCTTTTATTTGATCTCTCGTTTCTACGAGGTCACGAGCAGCCCCGTTAAAGCTTTCTACGATCGTATTCGCTTCCTCTTTCAAAACGCTTTGGTTTTCTTTCCCTGAAGCAAGATCACTCCAAGCATTCCAAAATTGATTAAGCTGCTTTGAAATATTACTAGATTGCGCTTCAAGTTCTGGAGATTTGAATGTCTCATTAAAGATATCTTCCATCCGTTCAAAACTTTTGTACGATGCGTGCCAAAAGCCTGAATCACTAGCCCTGCTTCTGAACTGAACATCTAAAAATTGATCACGAACTCTTTGAACGGACCCACCTTCAACTCCAGTCCCAATTTGTCCTGGAATAGATGGCTGATTCATCCCTGCTGTTGGGAAGGCACTGGTTGGACTTAAATTTACACGCTGTCTTGAATACCCAGGTGTATTAGCGTTTGCAATATTGTGGGCGGTTGTTTGCAGACCGTATCGTTGTGCATTCATTCCACGTTTTGCTGTTTCTAACCCAAAGAATGTAGATGACATACATGCCTCCTGATCTTATGCTTTTGAATCAAATAAAGAGTAGGTTGAACTTTTTTCAAGTTCTTGATGCTTTGCATTATATTGAAAATCCTCTGCAGACGGCGTTAATAAGTCTAATGATAAATGAACGTATTGCAAAGCATCCCCGATAAGCTGTTGATTTTGTTCGTTAACCATTTTCACAGCTGAAAGAACGTCAGCTAATTCATTTGTTAATTCCGTTAACTGTGCTTTTTCATCCCCATTCACATACTTAAGTACGAATGAGAGCGTATCTTTTACTGGTGATACTTGTAATGAATGGAGAAACGCTTTAACCGCTTTTACACGAATCGCCTCACACAGATGAATACTACGCACAATGTTTGATTCATCTTTTACTGCGGCTTGAAGGGTTTTTATATCCTGCTTCACTAAACTTTCTTTTTTCTTTTCAGCAACGAGAATTAATTGATTATGAAGGTCGATTAACTCTTGAATGCGACTCATCAGTTCTTGTATCAACATTACTAGCCACCTTTATTGCTTCCAGTAGTCATGAAAACGTTCCGCTACTTTTTTTGCATCTACTTTGTACTCACCAGACTCAATTTGTTTCTTTAGAGCCTCTACTCGTTCCGCACGTTTCGCTTCTTCCTGCTTACTTACTTGAAGATCCAACGCTTCAGATGAAATTTGAATTTGATCATTCTTTTGGGATTTAGAAGGCATTGAATCATCTTGTCCATTAACTTTTGACTGACGCGTGGCGGATGTTGACTGAATGGATGAATAAGGATTAATTTTCATCGTCAATCCTCCCTTATGTTGAATTGGTATATTTACAGAAACTGGTTTAATCTACTTTGCTGTGCTTGATGATCCGAGTTCTTTTCTTCTTGGTCCTTTTTACTCAATGAAGCAATTTCACCTTCTAATTCTTGTTTGCAGGATCTACATAGTCGATTCATTTGAATTAATGTCCCACACGATTCACAAGGATATCCTAAGTTAGGAAACGATGTAACAATCAAACGTCCCTCTCGTATAAATTGGCGAACTTTCTTCTCAGCTACTCCTGTATGTTCACAGACCTCCACTAACGTTGCCATACGATTTTGCTTTTTTCTCATATATGAAGATACACTTTTATAATCCTCTTCCTGTTTTCGATAACAGGGGGTACAAATGGGTCTTAGATTTTGAACAAATAACGATCCACATTCCGAACAATTCGCTAAGTTATTCACGAAATACACTCCCTACTTACATGTTACCTTGCTACGGTTAAAGATGCGACCGTTTCGACACCTGCTTCTTTTAATGTTTTGGCAGCCTGCCGCACCGTTGTGCCTGTAGTATAAATATCGTCTATTAGGACAACTTTTTTTAATAGGTCTTTTTCAGCGATTTCTTTTACATAAAAAGGACTATGCGAAACAAGAGCAATTCGCTCATTTCTTGTCTTCTTACTTTGCTTGTCACGTTCTGATCGCGATAGCGTAAGCGTTGGACAACGCCAATTCTGAATCATAAGATCCACCTGATTAAAGGTCCGATCCTCTAAGCTCTTTTGACTTAATGGAATAGTAGCTACAGCGTAATTAGCATACTTACTTTTATAGACTTTGTATAGTAGATTTCCGAAGTAGGAAGCGGCAACCGCATCTCCTTTAAACTTAAATTGTGCAAACCATTCTTTTAAAAAGGCATTGTATTCTAGAATGGAATAGTTTTCTTCAAGTAGACCTTTAGTCTCGGTCCCTTTTATCCATCTGATGCAATCAAAGCAAGTACAATCCTTTTGTAATCGTACGCTCAGTCCATCTAATGAACGTGAGCATACCTGGCACCGTTCTCCATTAATCCACCTCAATTCGTTGGAACATTCATAACACAATGGATTGGGGTGCTTCTTCATAACTAACAATGACCAACTTGGTTTGTCAAAATAAGAAGATAAACACTTTAAACATCTATTCAATCGCCAGCCTCCTTAGCATTCATTTGCTTAATATGACGGACTGCGCTTCGCATAGCCTGTGTTTTTCCATAATGGAAAAACACAACATCCCCTGTTGGAAAGTCCTTATGCCTCCCAACTCTCCCGGCCATCTGTACAAGTGCAGCTTCTGTAAATAAATCCGCTTCTGCACCGATCACCGCAATGTCAACCTTTGGAATCGTGATCCCTCGTTCTAAAATTGTTGTAGTAAGGACAATTGGAATTTTGGCTTGTCGGAACGCCTCTACCTGTTTGTGGCGATCAGATGATGCCGAATGTACGGCTGCATGTGAGAGGTTGTGTGTTTGTAGGATAGAGGATACTTGGTGGAGGACTCGTATAGAGGGAACAAAAACGAGTGCCGGAGCATTTCTCCGGTGATGGTCAAGAATCCAACGAAAGATCTGAGAGGGTAACCTTTTTTTCAATACTTTCTTGTGCCATGCTCCACACCATACAAGTCGGGGAACAGGAAGATCATACCCATGATAGCGTCTAGCAATACGTGTTACTTGGAGATTTGGAGTCTCTCTTAATGCTTTAGAGGGGGTGGCACTTAGTAGAATGATCGCTGCGTCCTTTTTCTGCGCTTGTTTTACGCCGTATTGCAAGCTTTCATCATAGGTATATGGAAACGCATCCACCTCGTCTACAATGACCACATCAAACGCCTGGTAGAACCTAAGAACCTGATGAGTGGTGGCAATAATTAATGGCGCTGTAGGATTCACCTTTGTTTGTCCTCCGTATATCGCTGATTGTGCCACCTCTGGAAAGACGTGTTGAAAACGTGGGGCTAACTCTTTTACAACATCTGTGCGGGGCGTCGCAATTAGAACTCGTTTTCCTTCTAATAACGCGGTTTCCACTCCTCGAAAGAGCACTTCGGTTTTGCCTGATCCACAAACTGCCCATACTAATAATGAAGATTGATGTTGAATTGCTTGAATAACTTGATCAGATGCATGTTGTTGTCCTTTGGACAAGGTTCCTTGCCAGGTAAGTGGTTTATTTGGAATGACATAAGTAGGAGGAGAAGCGTTCCAACTATATAAAGAAGTTGTTGAGGA comes from the Alkalihalobacillus sp. FSL W8-0930 genome and includes:
- a CDS encoding flagellar protein FlgN, producing MLIQELMSRIQELIDLHNQLILVAEKKKESLVKQDIKTLQAAVKDESNIVRSIHLCEAIRVKAVKAFLHSLQVSPVKDTLSFVLKYVNGDEKAQLTELTNELADVLSAVKMVNEQNQQLIGDALQYVHLSLDLLTPSAEDFQYNAKHQELEKSSTYSLFDSKA
- a CDS encoding TIGR03826 family flagellar region protein, which encodes MYFVNNLANCSECGSLFVQNLRPICTPCYRKQEEDYKSVSSYMRKKQNRMATLVEVCEHTGVAEKKVRQFIREGRLIVTSFPNLGYPCESCGTLIQMNRLCRSCKQELEGEIASLSKKDQEEKNSDHQAQQSRLNQFL
- the flgM gene encoding flagellar biosynthesis anti-sigma factor FlgM codes for the protein MKINPYSSIQSTSATRQSKVNGQDDSMPSKSQKNDQIQISSEALDLQVSKQEEAKRAERVEALKKQIESGEYKVDAKKVAERFHDYWKQ
- a CDS encoding phosphoribosyltransferase family protein codes for the protein MNRCLKCLSSYFDKPSWSLLVMKKHPNPLCYECSNELRWINGERCQVCSRSLDGLSVRLQKDCTCFDCIRWIKGTETKGLLEENYSILEYNAFLKEWFAQFKFKGDAVAASYFGNLLYKVYKSKYANYAVATIPLSQKSLEDRTFNQVDLMIQNWRCPTLTLSRSERDKQSKKTRNERIALVSHSPFYVKEIAEKDLLKKVVLIDDIYTTGTTVRQAAKTLKEAGVETVASLTVAR
- a CDS encoding DEAD/DEAH box helicase, producing the protein MSKGQQHASDQVIQAIQHQSSLLVWAVCGSGKTEVLFRGVETALLEGKRVLIATPRTDVVKELAPRFQHVFPEVAQSAIYGGQTKVNPTAPLIIATTHQVLRFYQAFDVVIVDEVDAFPYTYDESLQYGVKQAQKKDAAIILLSATPSKALRETPNLQVTRIARRYHGYDLPVPRLVWCGAWHKKVLKKRLPSQIFRWILDHHRRNAPALVFVPSIRVLHQVSSILQTHNLSHAAVHSASSDRHKQVEAFRQAKIPIVLTTTILERGITIPKVDIAVIGAEADLFTEAALVQMAGRVGRHKDFPTGDVVFFHYGKTQAMRSAVRHIKQMNAKEAGD
- the flgK gene encoding flagellar hook-associated protein FlgK, with protein sequence MSSTFFGLETAKRGMNAQRYGLQTTAHNIANANTPGYSRQRVNLSPTSAFPTAGMNQPSIPGQIGTGVEGGSVQRVRDQFLDVQFRSRASDSGFWHASYKSFERMEDIFNETFKSPELEAQSSNISKQLNQFWNAWSDLASGKENQSVLKEEANTIVESFNGAARDLVETRDQIKEEINATGREVNALLDAINQINVQIRSVEPHGYIPNDLYDKQDALIDELSNLMDISVTRSPSGGQASPVAEGAATIKMLGADGTEVNLVTYNNPSDLAEVSIQYETESTFGAVAGITITKSTETVKLTGENLAKGEWSGLIKAFGYVSEGDDAESIEGDYVWALNQLTEVAQAFAREVNAVHSIGYKSPSANGQIELGGNFFDFSDEGMPFTFTVNQEILANGNNIASLGVNVEALENPSAYQSLLNASPADYAAIQAFLNDGANFKDGVPKAITGNHTNAQLISSIRDVKVSFGEESKQIGTFYRDFIGQLGTKGKQAAQNYVNSDLLLFSIDSRRQEVSNVSMDEELTMMIQLQHAYNAAAKMITVTDEMLDRIINGMGVVGR